Genomic segment of Gilliamella apis:
CTTTACCTGCTTGCACCATAATTAGGATACGGCGAGGTTTTTCTAAAGAATTAACAAAATCTTCAATACTATAATAAGGAACCAATCGTTTATCAGAATGTTCTGCTATAACCTCTTCTGTTTTGTCTCTAGAGCGATTGTAGATTGATACTGAAAATCCACGACTTTCAATATTCAGTGCTAGGTTTCGCCCCATAACGGCCATTCCGATGACACCGATTTGTTGTTTAGACATAATTTGGCTCCTTTACTTGATTTAATCTTTATAACCTTATAAGGTTTGATATTACTACGTTAACACAATTATTTAGTCATAATTAGATTACATTCTGCCATAAAAAAAGCCGTATCAATACTTAATACGGCTTTTTTTCATAACTTTAATTAAATTACTTTAAACAAAGCAAATTATGAGCGTTTCATCATTTCAAAAAACTCGTCATTGGTTTTAGTCATGGCAAGTTTATCGATTAAGAACTCCATTGCGTCAATTTCGCCCATTGGATTGAGAATTTTACGTAAAATCCACATTTTCTGTAATTCGTCTGGAGAAGTCATTAAATCTTCTTTACGAGTACCTGAGCGATTAAAGTCAATAGCAGGAAATACACGGCGTTCAGCAATTTTACGCGATAAATGTACTTCCATATTACCAGTACCTTTAAATTCTTCGTAAATAACTTCATCCATTTTAGAACCTGTATCAATTAGAGCCGTCGCTATAATGGTTAAACTACCACCTTCTTCCACATTACGTGCAGCACCGAAAAAGCGCTTAGGACGATGTAAGGCATTAGCATCAACACCACCAGTTAATACTTTGCCTGATGATGGAATAACAGTATTGTATGCACGAGCTAAACGAGTAATTGAGTCTAATAAAATAATGACATCTTTTTTGTGCTCAACCAAACGTTTTGCACGTTCTATTACCATTTCGGCAACTTGAACATGTCTTGCCGCTGGTTCATCAAACGTTGAAGCCACGACCTCACCTTTAACTAGGCGTTGCATTTCAGTCACTTCTTCTGGTCGCTCATCGATCATCAATACGACTAATTCACACTCAGGGTGATTAACCGCTAAACTTTGAGCAATGTTTTGTAGTAACATGGTTTTACCCGCTTTAGGTGGCGCAACAATCAAACCACGTTGACCTTTACCAATTGGAGAGGCTAAATCAAGTACTCTTGCGGTAATATCTTCGGTTGAGCCATTGCCACGTTCCATACGTAAGCGAGAATTTGGATGTAGAGGAGTTAAGTTTTCAAAAAGGATCTTATTGCGAGCATCTTCAGGTTTATCGTGGTTAACTTCATTTACTTTTAATAAAGCAAAATAACGCTCGCCTTCTTTTGGCGGTCTAATTTTACCGGCTATAGTATCGCCAGTTCTTAAATTAAAGCGCCTAATTTGACTTGGTGAAACATATATATCATCAGGCCCTGCTAAATAAGAACTATCAGCAGAACGCAAAAAGCCAAAACCATCTTGCAAAATCTCTAGAACACCGTCGCCAAAAATATCTTCACCACTTTTAGCATGCTGTTTTAAGATTGCAAAGATAATATCTTGTTTTCTAAGACGGGCAAGATTTTCAAGCCCCATTTTTTTCTCACCAAGCGCTACAAGCTCGGCAACAGATGTGTTTTTTAATTCAGTTAAATTCATAGTTTTAAAAATTCTTGAGGATAAAATTGATATGTTTGCAATTACTGCTTTTGTTGTATATTTCTTTCATTTACTTCTAAAAATTTCTCTTTCTAGCAATGTATAAAATTAATTATTACTTAGCTTTTGATGATAATTACGCGATTGGATATTGAATTTCACCACTTTATCAAGAAAAACAATGGATTGCTGAAAGGGGTTTCTGTAAGAATTTTAGCAATTTACACTAAAATTATAAGGCTGTCTATATTTTTAATTATATTTTATGGAAATAAAAATAATAAGCGCCATTATAAACGCTTATTATTTATATTTATTGAACAAATTAAAGTTGTGGATCGATAAATGCTTTAAGTTGTGCTTTTGATAATGCACCCACTTGAGTAGCTACTACTTCACCATTTTTAAAAATTAATAATGTTGGAATACCACGAATACCAAATTTTGGCGCTATATTTGGATTTTGTTCTACGTTTAATTTAGCAATAATAATTTTATCACCATACTCTTGAGCGATTTCCTCTAAAATAGGGGCAACCATTTTACAAGGTCCACACCATTCAGCCCAAAAATCAACTAATACAGGTTTTGTTGCTTCGTTAATTGTATTATCAAATGTAGCTTCAGAAAGTGAAACAATGCTATGACTCATTTAATTATCTCCTAAGGAATTTATCTGAAATTATATTAGGATATTTTCATATCTACTGCTAGTAATTATTATAATAGGATATAATTATTAGTGAAGTTGTTATATTTAGTATGTTACAATTAACAAATTCTGATAATTATACTTTAAACAATAATGATTCAATCATATCTTACAAAAACAACTTTCAATCAATTTTCCCTGCATCCATTAATTATAAAAGCATTGGAGAAAAAAGGTTTCGTTTACTGTACCCCAATTCAAGAACAAACATTACCATTAACCTCAAAAGGAATTGACATTGCAGGACAAGGACAAACTGGTACGGGTAAAACGATTGCGTTTTTGGCTTCAACATTTAATCATTTATTGAATAATGATCCATTAGCCGATCATAAGCCGAATCAGCCACGAGCTATCATTATTGCGCCAACACGTGAATTAGTGGTACAAATTTATCATGATGCACAAACACTTTCAGAACAAACTGGCTTCAAATTAGGCTTAGCTTATGGAGGTGATGGTTATGATAAACAATTAAAAATGTTGTCTGCTGGTGTTGATATATTAATTGCTACCACTGGTCGACTAATTGATTATGCAAAACAAGATTATATTAACTTAGAGGCAATTCAGGTTGCCGTTCTTGATGAAGCAGATCGTATGTTTGATTTAGGTTTTATCCGTGATATTCGTTGGATATTTAAACATATGACATCGCCTAAAAAACGCCTCACTATGTTATTTTCAGCAACGTTAACCCATAATGTTCGTGAACTTGCTTTTGAATATATGAATGAACCACAATATATTGAAGTTGAACCTGAACAAAAAATTGGTCATAGAATTAAAGAAGAACTATTTTTCCCATCAAATGAGGATAAATTAGCTTTACTACAAACGTTAATTGAAGAAGAATGGCCAGATCGCTGTATTGTATTTGCAAATACTAAAGTTGCTTGTGAAAAAATTTGGCGCCATTTAGTGGCTGACGGTCATCGTGTCGGCTTATTGACGGGAGATATAGCACAAAAAAAACGTTTATCTATTCTTGATAAATTCACTCAAGGTGATCTTGATATATTAGTCGCAACGGATGTTGCTGCACGAGGTTTACATATTCCAAATGTAACTCACGTTTTTAATTATGATCTGCCTGATGATTGTGATGATTATCGACATCGAATTGGTCGTACTGGCCGTGCTGGTGCTGAAGGTTATTCAATTTCATTAGCTTGTGAACGTTACTCTCAAAACCTACCAGCTATTGAAAAAGCGATTGATCACGCTATTCCGGTTAGTCAATATGATCCTCAAGCATTACTTACAGATCTACCGACACCAAGACCTTTCAAAAGAACAACTCGTAGAAAGCCATCATAACAAGGTAGCTGCTATCTGCTTAAATAAGAGTTAATTCATTACCATCATTAAGTTAATAACTTTAATGATGGTATTGAACTTATAAGATAAACAGACAATTAATCAATATGTTGCTTAGTTTGCAAAAACTCCTGATAAGCTAATTTTATTTCTTTTTTTAATTCTTGAGATAATAATGCCATATGTTGACCAGATAATGCGCCATATAACCCAAATAAAATATTAAGTGAAAGTTTCGGATTCTTATGCCTAATTCGGTAATAAGTTTCCAAATAACCTATTCTTTTAAAGCTCTGAATATCAGTAATATCAACACTTATCATTAGTTTTTCTAAGGATACCGTCATATTAGGTAATGCTTTTAAACGATTTTGTTTTTTTGCTAATTTTTCGTTTTGATCTTGTTTAGCATACTCAATAACTATTTTCACAATATCATGTAACTTCTTACGATCTGTCAACAGATCGTCACCAACTTTATAATAATCAAGTAATTTATTTGAACCATCAAAAACTAAATTAAGAGGCTGCATCCCTAGATCAATAAAAAGAGATCGATAAGTAGGATGAGCTCTTAAATAAAAATTTTTTTGATCAACCCACCCAAACATAGTTGACTCACTATTAAGACTAAATCCGCCAAAAAACGATCTTATCGAAACGTCTTTAAAACCAGAAAACTCTTGTTTTATTTTTTCCGCTAATTTTCTACGCATAATAAGTTCCTTTTTAACTTACTCGTTTAAGTAATTTTAGTGGGGGTGTTTTTATGCTAAACTATAGCAATTTCTTTGATATTTAAATGATTATTTGATATAAATTGATAAATATGGGATCTGTCTTCCATAAATGAACATTAATAATATTTATACTTGATTAATTATATTTTTTTGTTCTAAAAAATTATGACTTTTTTAATCGTTTAAATTTGCAGCATCTCTTAATATTTCTTTAAAAAAGAAAAGCTGTTTTTACATTGTTATTATGTTGTAATAATTATACAATCAATAATAGTTAATTTAATGGTAGATATTTTTGTCAAGATGAATCAACATGTTTAAAAACGTTTTTATATTACTGTTTTTGTTTCTTGCATCAACCGCATCAGCCGACAAATTAGCTCTGATAGAAGCATTAACATCTTGTAATCCTGATTTTTTTAAACATGTATATGATTACAAAGATGAGCTAAAAAATCACACTAACGTTGAAACTTTTAATCAGAACCAAGCCTATATTCCGGTTGAAAACCGTAGTGATCCGACAAAAAACTTCATCTATTTTCAAAGCCCTATCGCATATAAAAATCTTAAGCTTATTGGTTACTATGATAGTGCTATGGATTTAAAAAAAATGGGGAAATATTATTTTTGGGGTTTCATTATTGAAAATGATATCAACCAAATCCGCGATAGCTTAGATTTTTTAGAATGGAAAAATATGGAAGATAACCTACTCTATATCGCTAATCCAAAAATTCGAAGTATTAATGATGATATTCTAGTTTGGCATAAAAATACCGGCTCTGTTGTTGGTGTAAAAACAATTCCCGCACCAAATACAACTGAAAAATTATTATTAATTGAAAAAGGTGAGAATATGCATCTTTTGATTTGTTCAATTCAAGGCGTTGTTACTAATAATCTACTTAAGCAAGAACGCCCTGATATTTATGCAAATAAAGTTATTAAATAGCCGATTCATCCATCTCGCCAGTACGAATACGAATCACCTGTTCTACGTTATAAACGAATATTTTACCATCACCAATTTTACCTGTTTGCGCTGTTTTCATGATAGTTTCAATACAGGTTTCTAAAATATCATCAGGTACAACAAGTTCTATTTTTACTTTAGGTAAAAAATCAACCATATATTCTGCACCACGATAAAGTTCAGTATGTCCTTTTTGACGGCCAAAACCTTTCACTTCAGTCACTGTCATACCTGTAATACCTTGATCAGCGAGTGCTTCTCGAATATCATCTAATTTAAAAGGTTTGATGATTGCCTCAATTTTTTTCATATCTCTTTACCCTTAATTCGAGATTACCAATTCTTAAATCCAAAAGCAGAAGTAATTGGATAGCGTCTGCCTTTACCAAAGTTACGAGCAGTAATTTTTGGACCTACTGCTGATTGTCGTCTTTTATATTCATTAATATCAACTAATCTAATAACACGTCTTATTGTCTCTTCATCATAACCTTGTGCAACTAGTTGTTCAATCGAAAAATCCTGTTCAACATAACCCTTTAATATTCCATCTAAAATATCATAAGGTGGTAAGCTATCTTCATCTTTTTGATCTGGAGCAAGCTCAGCTGATGGCGGGCGAGTAATCACACGTTCTGGAATAACATAAGAGCGACTATTTCGATATTTAGACAATGCAAATACCATAGTTTTAGGTACATCTTTAAGTACATCAAAACCACCAGCCATATCACCATAAAGTGTTGCATATCCGACAGACATTTCACTTTTATTACCTGTTGTTAATACTAGCCTACGACGTTTATTTGACAAAGCCATTAAAATAACACCCCGACAACGTGCTTGTAAGTTTTCTTCGGTAGTATCTTTTGCTGTACCTAAAAACATCGGTGTTAAAGAGGTCATAAAGGCATCAAACATCGGTTCAATTGAAATAATATCAAATTCAACCCCCAATATTTCCGCCTCTTCCTTTGCATCAGTGATACTAATATCAGCCGTATAACGAAATGGCATCATAACAGCCTGTACTTTATCTTTACCCAACGCATCAACCGCAATAGCTAAAGTTAACGCTGAATCAATACCACCTGATAACCCTAATACCGCACCTTGGAAACCATTTTTAGTAATATAATCACGCGTTGCAAGTACTAACGCATCATAAACAGCCGCTAATGGATCGTCTTTAAGGCTAGGTATTGGTTTATAATTATCATTGAGCAGAAAAATAGAAATTTGCTCTTCAAACGAATTTAATCGATGGACGATATCACCCTTCTCGTTACAGACAAATGAACTACCATCAAAAACAAGCTCATCTTGACCACCAATTTGATTCACATACACAATTGGTAATCCGGTTCTTACTGCATGTTGTTTAATAAGTTCTTGACGATACTGCGGTTTTTCATAAGCATACGGTGAAGCATTAATCGAAATAACCAAGTCGGCACTGTTTGCTGCAATTCGATCAATCGGTTCACATTGCCAAAGATCTTCACAGATTAATAAGCCAACTTTTTTACCTTTAAAATCAACCACACAAGTTTGCTCACCAGCAGCAAAATAGCGTTTTTCATCAAATACATCATAATTAGGTAATTGCTGTTTGTGATAACACGCTAATTGTTGTCCATCGAAAAATAGTGACAATGAGTTATAAACCAAACCATCTTGCCAATGAGGATGACCAACAATTACTCCACATTGTCGACTAGCTTGTTTGATGGCCGATAGCGCTTGTTGGCAACGATTTTTAAAGTCATCACGATAAATTAGATCTTCTGGAGGATAACCACAAATTGCAAGTTCAGAGAAAATAATAAGATCATGAGATGAATGGCGTTGCATCAATTCAATGATTTGCTGAGTATTACCTTCAATATCACCTACACGCCAATTTTTTTGTGCTAATACGAAAGATAAGGACATATAAATTCAACATTACAGATAAAAATTGGCAGTAAGTTTAAATGATTCTAAGTTGCGCTGCCACTTTTTTATCGTTAACATGCAATATTAAATTGGCATAAACTTGTTGGGAAATAATTATGCAAAAGATCCTAAATGTAGCATTAGAAAATCGCAGTTACCCTATTACTATTGGCGAAAACTTACTTAGTCAATTCGAACATTTCAAACTACACAGCGGCCAGCGAGTACTTATTGCCACAAATGACACAATTGCTCCGCTTTATCTACAGCATTTGATAGATATGTTTGAAGCTCATGGGATAAAAACAGATTTTGTTATAGTCCCTGATGGTGAACAATATAAAACCATGGAAACATGGAATCAAATTCTAACCGCTCTACTTGCCAACAATCATACTCGAAATAGCATCCTTATAGCGTTAGGTGGAGGTGTTATTGGTGATGTCGCTGGTTTTGCAGCTTCAGCTTATCAACGAGGAATTAAATTTATACAAGTACCAACAACATTATTATCACAAGTAGATTCATCCGTTGGAGGAAAAACAGCTATTAATCATCCTCTTGGTAAAAATATGATTGGTGCATTTTATCAACCACAAGCTGTTGTTATTGATATTAATTGCCTTAAAACTCTGCCACCACGAGAGCTTTCAGCCGGTTTGGCCGAAGTAATTAAATATGGCATCATTATGGATTCTGAGTTTTTTAATTGGTTAGAAACACATATCGATGATCTACTTAATTTAGATGTAGATGCCTTGAGTTATTGTATTTATCACTGCTGTAAACTAAAAGCACAAGTCGTTGCTGCCGATGAAACAGAACAAGACATGCGTGCTATTTTGAATCTTGGTCATACTTATGGTCATGCTATTGAAGCGGAACTTGGTTATGGTAATTGGTTACATGGTGAAGCAGTTAGTGTTGGTATGTTAATGGCGGCA
This window contains:
- the glnB gene encoding nitrogen regulatory protein P-II produces the protein MKKIEAIIKPFKLDDIREALADQGITGMTVTEVKGFGRQKGHTELYRGAEYMVDFLPKVKIELVVPDDILETCIETIMKTAQTGKIGDGKIFVYNVEQVIRIRTGEMDESAI
- the rhlB gene encoding ATP-dependent RNA helicase RhlB; the protein is MIQSYLTKTTFNQFSLHPLIIKALEKKGFVYCTPIQEQTLPLTSKGIDIAGQGQTGTGKTIAFLASTFNHLLNNDPLADHKPNQPRAIIIAPTRELVVQIYHDAQTLSEQTGFKLGLAYGGDGYDKQLKMLSAGVDILIATTGRLIDYAKQDYINLEAIQVAVLDEADRMFDLGFIRDIRWIFKHMTSPKKRLTMLFSATLTHNVRELAFEYMNEPQYIEVEPEQKIGHRIKEELFFPSNEDKLALLQTLIEEEWPDRCIVFANTKVACEKIWRHLVADGHRVGLLTGDIAQKKRLSILDKFTQGDLDILVATDVAARGLHIPNVTHVFNYDLPDDCDDYRHRIGRTGRAGAEGYSISLACERYSQNLPAIEKAIDHAIPVSQYDPQALLTDLPTPRPFKRTTRRKPS
- a CDS encoding TfoX/Sxy family DNA transformation protein, which translates into the protein MRRKLAEKIKQEFSGFKDVSIRSFFGGFSLNSESTMFGWVDQKNFYLRAHPTYRSLFIDLGMQPLNLVFDGSNKLLDYYKVGDDLLTDRKKLHDIVKIVIEYAKQDQNEKLAKKQNRLKALPNMTVSLEKLMISVDITDIQSFKRIGYLETYYRIRHKNPKLSLNILFGLYGALSGQHMALLSQELKKEIKLAYQEFLQTKQHID
- the aroB gene encoding 3-dehydroquinate synthase; its protein translation is MQKILNVALENRSYPITIGENLLSQFEHFKLHSGQRVLIATNDTIAPLYLQHLIDMFEAHGIKTDFVIVPDGEQYKTMETWNQILTALLANNHTRNSILIALGGGVIGDVAGFAASAYQRGIKFIQVPTTLLSQVDSSVGGKTAINHPLGKNMIGAFYQPQAVVIDINCLKTLPPRELSAGLAEVIKYGIIMDSEFFNWLETHIDDLLNLDVDALSYCIYHCCKLKAQVVAADETEQDMRAILNLGHTYGHAIEAELGYGNWLHGEAVSVGMLMAAQTAKLLGKLTDKDIQRIKNLLIKAKLPVKRPEQMTIESYIPHMLRDKKVLSGQIRLVLPTKIGAVEVIDVVDKQLILEAISSI
- the rho gene encoding transcription termination factor Rho; the encoded protein is MNLTELKNTSVAELVALGEKKMGLENLARLRKQDIIFAILKQHAKSGEDIFGDGVLEILQDGFGFLRSADSSYLAGPDDIYVSPSQIRRFNLRTGDTIAGKIRPPKEGERYFALLKVNEVNHDKPEDARNKILFENLTPLHPNSRLRMERGNGSTEDITARVLDLASPIGKGQRGLIVAPPKAGKTMLLQNIAQSLAVNHPECELVVLMIDERPEEVTEMQRLVKGEVVASTFDEPAARHVQVAEMVIERAKRLVEHKKDVIILLDSITRLARAYNTVIPSSGKVLTGGVDANALHRPKRFFGAARNVEEGGSLTIIATALIDTGSKMDEVIYEEFKGTGNMEVHLSRKIAERRVFPAIDFNRSGTRKEDLMTSPDELQKMWILRKILNPMGEIDAMEFLIDKLAMTKTNDEFFEMMKRS
- a CDS encoding NAD+ synthase — translated: MYMSLSFVLAQKNWRVGDIEGNTQQIIELMQRHSSHDLIIFSELAICGYPPEDLIYRDDFKNRCQQALSAIKQASRQCGVIVGHPHWQDGLVYNSLSLFFDGQQLACYHKQQLPNYDVFDEKRYFAAGEQTCVVDFKGKKVGLLICEDLWQCEPIDRIAANSADLVISINASPYAYEKPQYRQELIKQHAVRTGLPIVYVNQIGGQDELVFDGSSFVCNEKGDIVHRLNSFEEQISIFLLNDNYKPIPSLKDDPLAAVYDALVLATRDYITKNGFQGAVLGLSGGIDSALTLAIAVDALGKDKVQAVMMPFRYTADISITDAKEEAEILGVEFDIISIEPMFDAFMTSLTPMFLGTAKDTTEENLQARCRGVILMALSNKRRRLVLTTGNKSEMSVGYATLYGDMAGGFDVLKDVPKTMVFALSKYRNSRSYVIPERVITRPPSAELAPDQKDEDSLPPYDILDGILKGYVEQDFSIEQLVAQGYDEETIRRVIRLVDINEYKRRQSAVGPKITARNFGKGRRYPITSAFGFKNW
- the trxA gene encoding thioredoxin TrxA translates to MSHSIVSLSEATFDNTINEATKPVLVDFWAEWCGPCKMVAPILEEIAQEYGDKIIIAKLNVEQNPNIAPKFGIRGIPTLLIFKNGEVVATQVGALSKAQLKAFIDPQL